From the genome of Streptomyces sp. NBC_01116, one region includes:
- a CDS encoding metallophosphoesterase, translating into MDRRAFMATTGRASLLAGGALTVGAALTAPAAEAATAASEHGKHGHGSGGRTVRFNIISDIQGDLADFGKALDDLHRINPRSAGLGIAGDITPRGYDFEYADVRRTLGRHRHPENLAWAIGNHEFYVPKYSDPDTLAQDTWPNGTTEDSLFRSFYNFAGRNKVYAETSFGGVPVLTLGTERYAHYHDAKLWDEVWISDAQFAWLDDRLAHWARRRRPVMVLTHHPLPNTVSGTRNKLYLGDYLQPDRLLSILGRHKDVFLFSGHTHWDLNLSDWVVRRVVPGTGNLDGFTVVNTAAVQTGWTDDGKGGEVAVGGAFNQGLQVEVGPRTVVIKARDFSTGTWLKQLTVPLHTAA; encoded by the coding sequence ATGGATCGCAGAGCGTTCATGGCCACCACGGGCCGCGCCTCACTCCTGGCGGGCGGGGCCCTCACCGTCGGCGCCGCCCTGACGGCGCCGGCGGCCGAGGCCGCCACAGCCGCCTCGGAGCACGGGAAGCACGGCCACGGCAGCGGGGGCCGGACGGTGCGGTTCAACATCATCAGCGACATCCAGGGCGACCTGGCCGACTTCGGCAAGGCCCTCGACGACCTGCACCGGATCAACCCCCGCAGCGCCGGACTGGGGATCGCCGGCGACATCACCCCCCGCGGCTACGACTTCGAGTACGCGGACGTCCGCCGCACCCTCGGGCGGCACCGGCACCCCGAGAACCTCGCGTGGGCCATCGGCAACCACGAGTTCTACGTCCCCAAGTACAGCGACCCGGACACGCTCGCCCAGGACACCTGGCCCAACGGCACCACGGAGGACTCGCTCTTCCGCAGCTTCTACAATTTCGCGGGCCGGAACAAGGTCTACGCGGAGACGTCGTTCGGCGGTGTTCCCGTCCTGACCCTCGGAACCGAACGCTACGCGCACTACCACGACGCGAAGCTGTGGGACGAGGTGTGGATCAGCGACGCGCAGTTCGCCTGGCTGGACGACCGGCTCGCCCACTGGGCCCGGCGGCGCAGGCCCGTCATGGTGTTGACGCACCACCCCCTGCCCAACACCGTGTCGGGCACCCGCAACAAGCTCTATCTGGGCGACTACCTCCAGCCCGACCGGCTCCTGTCGATCCTCGGCCGCCACAAGGACGTGTTCCTCTTCTCCGGCCACACCCACTGGGACCTCAACCTGTCGGACTGGGTGGTCCGCAGGGTCGTCCCCGGCACCGGAAATCTCGACGGCTTCACCGTCGTGAACACCGCGGCGGTCCAGACGGGCTGGACGGACGACGGCAAGGGAGGCGAGGTCGCGGTGGGCGGCGCCTTCAACCAGGGCCTCCAGGTCGAGGTGGGCCCCCGTACGGTGGTCATCAAGGCGCGCGACTTCTCCACGGGCACCTGGCTCAAGCAGCTCACGGTTCCGCTGCACACCGCCGCCTGA
- a CDS encoding VOC family protein yields MTEAHARRTPGTPCWVSLIVHGLTTTQEFYGALFDWEFLPGPDQLGPYVRGLLHGQEVAGIGQLPPDRHLPIAWTTYLATDDADATAEVVRSCGGTVAVGPLDAGEAGRLAIASDPSGAVFGIWQGSEHIGTMTAGVPGTPVWNELVTRETSMVAKFYQSVFGYETEAVVSADFDYQTLHLDDVPVAALHGVGHALPRDRGPHWMTYFEVADTDRAAARVVELGGRVLQPPREGSSGRLATVSDPEGAVFTVIRSAAGSGASGR; encoded by the coding sequence ATGACCGAGGCCCACGCCCGGCGCACGCCCGGAACACCTTGCTGGGTGAGTCTGATCGTGCACGGTCTGACCACGACCCAGGAGTTCTACGGGGCCCTGTTCGACTGGGAGTTCCTGCCGGGTCCCGACCAACTGGGCCCCTACGTCCGCGGGCTGCTGCACGGGCAGGAGGTCGCGGGCATCGGGCAACTGCCGCCCGACCGCCATCTCCCGATCGCCTGGACCACCTACCTCGCGACGGACGACGCCGACGCCACCGCGGAGGTCGTCCGCTCCTGCGGCGGGACGGTCGCGGTCGGACCGCTGGACGCGGGCGAGGCGGGGCGGCTCGCCATCGCCTCGGACCCGAGCGGGGCGGTCTTCGGGATCTGGCAGGGCTCGGAGCACATCGGCACGATGACGGCGGGCGTGCCCGGCACCCCGGTCTGGAACGAGCTGGTGACCCGGGAGACCTCGATGGTCGCGAAGTTCTACCAGTCGGTCTTCGGCTATGAGACGGAGGCGGTCGTCTCGGCCGACTTCGACTACCAGACCCTGCACCTGGACGACGTTCCGGTGGCGGCGCTGCACGGGGTCGGCCACGCGCTGCCGCGCGACCGGGGGCCGCACTGGATGACGTACTTCGAGGTCGCCGACACCGACCGGGCCGCGGCCCGGGTGGTGGAGCTGGGCGGGCGCGTCCTCCAGCCGCCGCGCGAGGGGTCGAGCGGCCGGCTGGCGACGGTCTCGGACCCTGAGGGCGCCGTGTTCACGGTCATCCGGTCCGCCGCCGGGAGCGGTGCGTCCGGCCGTTGA
- a CDS encoding sulfurtransferase: MKPIITASACASESAGSRPPVLLDVRWQLGGPHGRPDYEAGHLPGAVFVDLDTELAGPAGDGGRHPLPDPEAFGAVMRRAGVGQDTPVVVYDGGLGWAAARAWWLLRWTGHGDVRVLDGGIAAWTGDLSTDIPRPPEGDFRPKPGALPTLDAESAAAFARSGLLLDARAAERYRGDVEPIDRVGGHIPGAVSAPTTQNVDEGGRYLPAERLAERFAGLGAEGSPEGVGVYCGSGVSGAHEVLALEIAGFTGVLYPGSWSEWSSDPSRPVATGPEPQ; this comes from the coding sequence ATGAAGCCCATCATCACCGCATCCGCGTGCGCGAGCGAGTCGGCCGGATCGCGACCGCCGGTGCTCCTCGACGTCCGCTGGCAGCTCGGCGGCCCGCACGGCCGCCCCGACTACGAGGCCGGTCACCTGCCCGGCGCGGTCTTCGTCGACCTCGACACGGAACTGGCGGGACCGGCGGGCGACGGCGGCCGTCACCCCCTCCCCGACCCGGAGGCCTTCGGGGCAGTGATGCGCCGTGCCGGGGTCGGCCAGGACACCCCGGTCGTGGTGTACGACGGTGGCCTGGGCTGGGCCGCGGCGCGCGCCTGGTGGCTGCTGCGCTGGACGGGGCACGGGGACGTACGGGTCCTGGACGGCGGTATCGCCGCTTGGACGGGCGACCTCTCCACCGACATCCCGCGCCCTCCCGAGGGCGATTTCCGGCCGAAACCGGGGGCCCTGCCCACCCTGGACGCGGAGAGTGCGGCGGCCTTCGCCCGCTCGGGTCTGCTGCTGGACGCGCGCGCGGCGGAGCGCTACCGGGGCGACGTGGAGCCGATCGACCGCGTCGGCGGCCACATTCCCGGTGCCGTCTCCGCACCGACCACCCAGAACGTCGACGAGGGCGGGCGCTACCTTCCGGCCGAGCGGCTCGCCGAGCGGTTCGCCGGCCTGGGGGCGGAGGGGAGCCCCGAGGGCGTGGGCGTCTACTGCGGATCCGGGGTCTCCGGCGCGCACGAGGTGCTGGCCCTGGAGATCGCGGGCTTCACCGGCGTCCTGTACCCCGGTTCCTGGTCCGAGTGGTCCTCGGACCCTTCCCGGCCCGTCGCAACGGGGCCCGAGCCCCAGTAG
- the sepH gene encoding septation protein SepH, with product MPELRVVAVSNDGTRLVLKAADSTEYTLPIDERLRAAVRNDRARLGQIEIEVESHLRPRDIQARIRAGASAEEVAQFAGIPVDRVRRFEGPVLAERAFMAERARKTPVRRPGENTGPQLGEAVQERLLLRGADKETVQWDSWRRDDGTWEVLLVYRVAGEPHSASWTYDPPRRLVQAVDDEARSLIGETDDVAAPEPSFPFVPRIARLPRDRPLDRSLDRQIDRDRPLDRALDRQIERPAPAAAEPEEYVSSASAGERDSLTSLLEAVPSFRGDMVVPERPIQPEPPALEPAEEAEADEPPAAAASAGAGSAYADVLMPRAVAGHRDRLTGTTDRQAEADGVRPGRRAAVPSWDEIVFGTRRKKQD from the coding sequence ATGCCCGAACTGCGTGTCGTGGCCGTCTCCAACGACGGCACACGACTGGTGCTCAAGGCTGCGGACAGCACGGAGTACACGCTTCCGATCGATGAGCGGCTGCGCGCCGCCGTGCGCAACGACCGCGCCCGGCTCGGCCAGATCGAGATCGAGGTGGAGAGCCACCTCCGTCCCCGCGACATCCAGGCCCGCATACGGGCCGGTGCCTCCGCGGAGGAGGTCGCCCAGTTCGCGGGCATCCCCGTCGACCGTGTACGCCGCTTCGAGGGCCCTGTGCTCGCGGAGCGCGCCTTCATGGCCGAGCGGGCCCGGAAGACTCCTGTGCGCCGTCCCGGCGAGAACACCGGCCCTCAACTCGGCGAGGCGGTGCAGGAGCGACTCCTGCTGCGCGGCGCCGACAAGGAAACCGTCCAGTGGGACTCGTGGCGTCGCGACGACGGCACCTGGGAGGTCCTGCTCGTCTACCGGGTCGCGGGTGAGCCGCACTCGGCGAGCTGGACGTACGACCCGCCCCGGCGGCTGGTCCAGGCCGTGGACGACGAGGCGCGCTCGCTGATCGGCGAGACCGACGACGTCGCCGCGCCCGAGCCCAGCTTCCCGTTCGTGCCCCGGATCGCCCGGCTGCCGCGCGACCGGCCGCTGGACCGGAGCCTCGACCGGCAGATCGACCGCGACCGACCGCTGGACCGGGCCCTGGACCGGCAGATCGAGCGGCCCGCTCCGGCCGCCGCCGAGCCCGAGGAGTACGTGAGCAGTGCCTCGGCCGGTGAGCGCGACTCGCTGACCAGCCTGCTGGAGGCGGTGCCGAGCTTCCGCGGCGACATGGTCGTCCCCGAGCGGCCCATCCAGCCCGAGCCGCCCGCGCTCGAACCGGCGGAGGAGGCGGAGGCGGACGAGCCGCCGGCCGCCGCGGCCTCGGCCGGCGCGGGGTCCGCGTACGCGGATGTGCTGATGCCCCGGGCGGTGGCCGGTCACCGCGACCGGCTGACCGGGACGACGGACCGTCAGGCGGAGGCGGACGGAGTCCGGCCGGGCCGCCGGGCCGCCGTGCCGAGCTGGGACGAGATCGTCTTCGGCACCCGGCGCAAGAAGCAGGACTGA
- a CDS encoding D-arabinono-1,4-lactone oxidase: MTDTYARTTTSAWRNWAGTVTARPARTESPASVDELADVLRRAGAEGLRVKPVGAGHSFTAAAATDGVLIRPDLLTGIRDIDRASMTVTVEAGTPLKRLNTALAREGLSLTNMGDIMEQTIAGATSTGTHGTGRDSASIAAQIRALELVTADGTVLVCSERENPEIFAAARIGLGALGVITAVTLAVEPIFLLTAREEPMGFDRVTADFDALVAENEHFEFYWFPHTGNCNTKRNNRSAGPAAPPGRVSSWIDDELLSNGVFQVACSLGRAVPATIPSIARLSSRALSARTYTDIPYKVFTSPRRVRFVEMEYAVPREQAVAVLRELKAMVERSPLKISFPVEVRTAPADDMALSTASGRESAYIAVHLYKGTPHRSYFTAVERIMTAHAGRPHWGKIHTRDAAYLAEVYPRFGEFTALRDRLDPDRLFGNDYLRRVLGD, encoded by the coding sequence ATGACCGACACCTACGCACGGACGACGACGAGCGCGTGGCGTAACTGGGCGGGCACCGTCACCGCCCGGCCCGCCCGCACCGAGTCCCCCGCGTCCGTGGACGAGCTCGCGGACGTGCTGCGCCGGGCGGGCGCGGAGGGCCTGCGGGTGAAGCCGGTCGGCGCGGGCCACTCCTTCACGGCGGCGGCCGCCACGGACGGGGTGCTCATACGCCCCGACCTGCTCACCGGGATCCGGGACATCGACCGCGCGTCGATGACGGTGACGGTGGAGGCGGGGACTCCGCTCAAGCGGCTGAACACCGCGCTCGCCCGCGAGGGCCTGTCGCTCACGAACATGGGCGACATCATGGAGCAGACGATCGCCGGGGCGACCTCCACCGGCACGCACGGCACCGGCCGGGACTCGGCGTCGATAGCGGCGCAGATCCGCGCACTGGAGCTGGTCACCGCCGACGGCACGGTCCTGGTCTGCTCGGAGCGGGAGAACCCGGAGATCTTCGCGGCGGCCCGGATCGGGCTCGGCGCCCTCGGGGTGATCACCGCCGTCACCCTCGCCGTGGAGCCGATCTTCCTGCTGACGGCCCGTGAGGAGCCGATGGGCTTCGACCGGGTCACCGCGGACTTCGACGCCCTGGTCGCCGAGAACGAGCACTTCGAGTTCTACTGGTTCCCGCACACCGGGAACTGCAACACCAAGCGCAACAACCGCAGCGCCGGACCGGCCGCCCCGCCCGGGAGGGTGAGCAGCTGGATCGACGACGAGCTGCTGTCCAACGGGGTCTTCCAGGTCGCCTGTTCGCTCGGCCGCGCCGTCCCGGCGACGATCCCCTCGATCGCCAGGCTCTCCAGCCGGGCGCTGTCGGCGCGTACGTACACCGACATCCCGTACAAGGTGTTCACCAGCCCGCGCCGCGTGCGGTTCGTGGAGATGGAGTACGCCGTTCCGCGGGAGCAGGCGGTGGCGGTGCTGCGGGAGCTGAAGGCCATGGTCGAGCGGTCACCGCTGAAGATCAGCTTCCCGGTCGAGGTGCGCACCGCTCCGGCCGACGACATGGCCCTGTCGACCGCCTCGGGCCGGGAGAGCGCCTACATCGCCGTGCACCTCTACAAGGGCACGCCCCACCGGTCGTACTTCACCGCGGTCGAGCGGATCATGACCGCGCACGCCGGCCGCCCGCACTGGGGCAAGATCCACACGCGCGACGCGGCCTATCTGGCGGAGGTCTACCCGCGCTTCGGCGAGTTCACCGCGCTGCGCGACCGGCTGGACCCGGACCGCCTGTTCGGCAACGACTACCTGCGGCGGGTCCTCGGCGACTGA